The following are encoded together in the Candidatus Atribacteria bacterium genome:
- a CDS encoding QueT transporter family protein, whose protein sequence is IYLHLLFNLPYWITVLYIGIGEIIACYILGYPLLILLIKNKDRLGLR, encoded by the coding sequence GTATTTATTTACATTTATTATTTAATTTACCTTATTGGATTACTGTATTGTATATTGGGATAGGTGAGATCATTGCTTGTTATATCTTGGGATATCCCTTATTAATTTTGTTAATTAAAAATAAGGATAGATTAGGTCTGAGATAA